The following are from one region of the Bacillota bacterium genome:
- a CDS encoding ATP-dependent DNA helicase produces the protein MCALGSQVPFAYRSKHDFPAKLTEWVGQVFYDVLPEHGYEIREEQIYTAFQLAEAVGKGKVHFAEAGLGTGKTFAYLLTAVAYARFKGKPALIACASTALQEQLAGPQGDIEKLSRLLGLDIDARMAKDLRQYICDVKVNRFHNSTCEQPDPALTNLLDWAGETDRGERSEMPSVPDRVWTQVAWDEAMPCDTCSVRGFCKLVKAREYYRPALDLIVCDHGIFFDDLWTRDVRVADGKLPLLPGYSAVIFDEGHKVPLPAALRAGRQVVKKEIDSIVSSIEQVQGARTSLISIALAMDVATSRFFSLLYHSATADERTDRLTVIVSDELLKAADTLRRALDTLYFELQSEQELHLQSLSHTWLQASEAVVERATTALNRFCRNRGKEVIAWADRVDQCFWVVPRDLTGMLNKHLFAKGFPMVFSSATLRTGGDFSYFARTLGLKEFSSSSVDSSFDYEEQVLVHLPQSLTSGDQESWFAKALKQLAYLLRLAKGRALVLTNAPSDVQKIRTGIKDYRLPYKFLWEDSADRGYLVRRFREEVSSVLVGSGFWEGIDVPGEALSLLVIWRLPFPPQDPLLEARKREAQEQGLDPVTAVDYPEMGLRLKQGCGRLIRTRDDRGAIVILEPVLGTPWEQIVLGALPAGAKVVQNFEALSTIRPRSTSEVAHPVRATGQSNSS, from the coding sequence ATGTGCGCTCTAGGGTCACAAGTACCCTTTGCATACCGCAGCAAACATGATTTTCCGGCAAAACTCACCGAATGGGTCGGGCAGGTGTTCTATGATGTTTTGCCGGAGCATGGCTATGAAATACGTGAGGAACAAATCTATACGGCGTTTCAGCTTGCCGAGGCCGTGGGCAAGGGAAAAGTGCATTTCGCTGAGGCAGGACTGGGTACCGGTAAAACTTTTGCTTATTTACTTACTGCCGTTGCTTATGCCCGTTTTAAGGGAAAGCCTGCCTTAATCGCCTGCGCTTCTACAGCACTTCAGGAACAGCTGGCCGGGCCCCAAGGAGATATTGAAAAGCTGTCGCGCCTGCTGGGTCTGGACATCGACGCCCGCATGGCCAAGGATCTACGCCAGTATATTTGTGACGTAAAGGTAAACCGATTTCATAACTCGACTTGTGAGCAGCCAGATCCAGCGCTAACCAATTTACTGGACTGGGCAGGCGAGACTGACCGGGGTGAGCGCTCCGAGATGCCCAGCGTGCCGGACCGGGTGTGGACACAGGTAGCCTGGGATGAGGCCATGCCCTGCGACACATGTTCGGTGCGGGGGTTCTGTAAGCTGGTGAAAGCGAGGGAATATTACCGACCGGCCCTGGACCTGATCGTATGCGACCACGGCATCTTCTTTGATGACCTATGGACGCGAGATGTTCGGGTCGCTGATGGCAAACTGCCCCTTTTGCCAGGTTATTCGGCGGTTATCTTTGATGAAGGACACAAAGTGCCGCTTCCGGCAGCGCTAAGGGCGGGCCGGCAAGTGGTTAAGAAAGAAATTGACAGTATTGTCTCCTCCATTGAGCAAGTCCAGGGTGCCAGAACGTCATTAATCTCTATTGCTTTAGCAATGGATGTAGCCACCTCGCGTTTTTTCAGTCTTCTATATCATTCGGCGACTGCGGATGAACGAACTGACCGGCTGACCGTGATAGTAAGTGATGAACTGCTTAAAGCAGCAGATACATTGCGGCGCGCTCTTGACACCTTATATTTCGAATTACAAAGTGAGCAAGAGCTGCACCTTCAGTCTCTTTCCCACACGTGGTTACAAGCGTCTGAGGCGGTAGTGGAAAGGGCGACGACAGCCCTGAACCGGTTTTGCCGGAATAGGGGTAAGGAGGTTATCGCCTGGGCCGACCGGGTTGACCAGTGTTTCTGGGTTGTACCACGAGATCTCACCGGAATGTTAAATAAGCACCTATTTGCCAAGGGATTTCCCATGGTGTTTTCTTCCGCAACTTTGAGGACCGGGGGAGATTTTAGTTACTTTGCACGTACTCTGGGCTTGAAGGAGTTTTCAAGCTCATCAGTGGACAGTTCCTTTGATTATGAGGAGCAGGTTTTAGTCCATCTGCCTCAATCACTAACCAGCGGTGACCAAGAAAGCTGGTTTGCAAAGGCTTTAAAACAATTGGCTTATTTGTTGCGATTGGCTAAAGGGCGGGCGCTGGTGCTAACCAATGCGCCATCTGATGTGCAAAAAATTCGTACGGGAATTAAAGACTACCGTCTGCCCTATAAATTTCTTTGGGAAGATAGTGCAGACCGGGGATACCTGGTCCGAAGATTTCGGGAAGAAGTCTCGTCGGTGCTTGTTGGCTCCGGGTTTTGGGAGGGAATTGACGTGCCTGGTGAAGCACTGTCCCTGCTGGTGATCTGGCGGCTACCTTTTCCACCACAGGACCCGCTGCTGGAAGCACGGAAGCGTGAGGCGCAGGAGCAAGGGCTGGATCCAGTGACTGCGGTTGACTATCCTGAAATGGGCCTGAGATTAAAACAAGGGTGCGGCAGGCTTATTCGGACACGGGACGATCGGGGTGCTATAGTTATCCTGGAACCGGTGTTGGGTACCCCATGGGAGCAGATTGTGTTGGGAGCTCTGCCGGCGGGAGCTAAAGTTGTCCAAAATTTTGAAGCCCTCTCGACTATTCGGCCCCGCTCTACCTCTGAGGTTGCACACCCTGTGCGGGCAACCGGCCAATCTAACTCTTCATAA
- a CDS encoding DUF2933 domain-containing protein, producing the protein MEDLFLWAILLLCPLMHLFMMRKHGNHSHDHKHKNTVKSTTNTEKKIH; encoded by the coding sequence TTGGAGGATCTTTTCTTGTGGGCGATTCTGTTATTGTGTCCCTTGATGCATTTGTTTATGATGCGCAAACACGGAAACCATTCCCATGACCATAAACACAAGAATACTGTTAAATCAACTACTAACACCGAAAAAAAAATCCATTGA